One Capsicum annuum cultivar UCD-10X-F1 chromosome 2, UCD10Xv1.1, whole genome shotgun sequence genomic window carries:
- the LOC107860278 gene encoding caffeoyl-CoA O-methyltransferase isoform X2, translating into MASNGENGRHQEVGHKSLLQSDALYQYILETSVYPREPEAMKELREITAKHPWNLMTTSADEGQFLNMLLKLINAKNTMEIGVFTGYSLLATAMALPDDGKILAMDINRENYEIGLPVIEKAGLAHKIEFKEGPALPVLDQMIEDGKYHGSYDFIFVDADKDNYLNYHKRLIDLVKVGGLIGYDNTLWNGSVVAPPDAPLRKYVRYYRDFVLELNKALAADPRIEICQLPVGDGITLCRRIG; encoded by the exons TTGGACACAAGAGTCTCTTGCAAAGCGATGCCCTTTATCAG TACATTCTTGAAACAAGTGTGTATCCAAGAGAACCCGAAGCCATGAAAGAGCTAAGAGAGATTACTGCAAAACACCCTTGGAACCTTATGACCACCTCTGCCGATGAAGGACAATTCTTGAACATGCTTCTCAAACTCATTAATGCTAAGAATACTATGGAGATTGGTGTCTTCACTGGTTACTCTCTGCTGGCAACTGCCATGGCTCTCCCTGATGATGGCAAG ATTCTAGCCATGGATATCAACCGGGAAAACTATGAGATTGGTCTTCCAGTAATTGAAAAGGCTGGTCTAGCACACAAAATTGAATTCAAAGAAGGCCCTGCACTTCCTGTTCTTGACCAAATGATTGAAGAT GGTAAATACCATGGATCATATGACTTCATATTTGTGGACGCTGACAAAGACAACTACTTGAACTATCACAAGAGATTAATCGACTTAGTCAAGGTTGGTGGATTAATTGGTTATGACAACACCCTATGGAACGGATCAGTAGTGGCACCCCCTGATGCACCCCTCAGAAAATACGTAAGGTATTATAGAGATTTTGTATTGGAACTCAACAAGGCCTTGGCTGCTGATCCAAGAATCGAAATTTGCCAGCTTCCAGTCGGTGATGGCATCACCCTTTGCCGTCGCATTGGTTAA